One genomic segment of Sphingobacteriaceae bacterium includes these proteins:
- a CDS encoding CoA transferase translates to MATTEKDLMSLSFEEYCREVFDPEKVFEKPEPLKGYRVIDCTQYILGPSCGSYLAELGAEVIKFEMPRRGEPMRHTTPWNERSLYPLSRWMPDRGTGFGFVGANFNKYHVTLDFHKEEAKEIFRRFATKADIMIENYRPGTFDRWGIGPRQMMSHNPNLIYCWMGGFGGWGPGRVRASYDILGQAQGGAFGITGHPEFLGGTPSKHTIWLADYWGGMMGVMNILAALYRRETEGGGGTFIEISQVHGVARMLEYSLPLYKAFGVVRQRWGNWDTQLCVHGIVQCGLSSYPDSENPQENEEGYILISAHTDEDWEKLCAVMNRPDLRDKYPTHADRVKAESQIEIYTEIEKWTKDKTKEDVQAILDEAGIVNQPVWNSKEVAEHPHYHMRGTIRWMQDPVFGEMLVQGPPLLMSETPPRVKWLLKPVGMDNESVYQNLLGYSPDQIAQWEEEGVI, encoded by the coding sequence GACCTGATGTCCCTGTCCTTCGAGGAGTATTGCCGCGAGGTCTTCGATCCCGAAAAGGTCTTCGAGAAGCCCGAACCTCTCAAGGGTTACCGGGTCATCGACTGCACCCAGTACATCCTGGGTCCCAGCTGCGGCAGCTACCTGGCTGAGTTGGGCGCCGAGGTCATCAAGTTCGAGATGCCGCGCCGCGGCGAGCCCATGCGGCACACCACGCCGTGGAACGAGCGCTCCCTATACCCCCTGTCGCGCTGGATGCCCGACCGGGGCACGGGCTTCGGCTTCGTCGGCGCCAACTTCAACAAGTACCACGTCACCTTGGACTTCCATAAGGAAGAGGCCAAGGAGATCTTCCGCCGCTTCGCCACCAAGGCGGACATCATGATCGAGAACTACCGGCCCGGCACCTTCGACCGCTGGGGCATCGGTCCCCGCCAGATGATGTCCCACAACCCCAACCTGATCTATTGCTGGATGGGCGGCTTCGGCGGTTGGGGCCCCGGTCGTGTGCGGGCGTCCTACGACATTCTGGGTCAGGCCCAGGGCGGTGCCTTCGGCATCACCGGCCACCCCGAGTTCCTGGGCGGCACCCCCTCCAAGCACACCATCTGGCTCGCCGACTACTGGGGAGGCATGATGGGTGTAATGAACATCCTGGCTGCTCTGTATCGCCGGGAGACCGAGGGCGGCGGCGGCACCTTCATCGAAATCTCCCAGGTGCACGGCGTTGCCCGGATGCTGGAGTACTCCCTGCCCCTCTACAAGGCCTTCGGCGTCGTCCGCCAGCGCTGGGGCAACTGGGATACCCAGCTGTGCGTCCACGGCATCGTCCAGTGCGGTCTGTCCTCCTACCCCGATTCGGAGAACCCGCAGGAGAACGAGGAAGGCTACATCCTCATCTCCGCCCACACCGATGAGGATTGGGAGAAGCTCTGCGCTGTGATGAACCGTCCCGATCTGCGCGACAAGTACCCGACCCATGCCGACCGGGTCAAGGCCGAAAGCCAGATCGAGATCTATACCGAGATCGAGAAGTGGACCAAGGACAAGACCAAGGAAGACGTCCAGGCCATTCTCGACGAGGCCGGCATCGTCAACCAGCCCGTCTGGAACTCCAAGGAAGTGGCGGAGCATCCCCACTACCACATGCGGGGCACCATCCGCTGGATGCAGGATCCCGTCTTCGGCGAAATGCTGGTCCAGGGTCCGCCCCTGCTGATGTCCGAGACCCCGCCGCGGGTCAAGTGGCTGCTGAAGCCCGTCGGCATGGACAACGAGTCGGTCTACCAGAACTTGCTGGGCTACAGCCCTGACCAGATCGCTCAGTGGGAGGAGGAGGGGGTTATTTAA